Sequence from the Egibacter rhizosphaerae genome:
AGCTCGTCGGGCGGCATCGCGGCGAGCAGCACCTTGCCGACCGAGTTCGTATGAGCCGGACGCAGCAGGCCGGTGCGGGCCGCGACCCGCAAGGAGCGCGAGCTCTCCACGCACTCCACGAAGCGGACGTTGGGACCCTCCAGGCCCATGAGGTTCACCGTCTCGTCGACTTCGTGGCTGAGGGCGCTCATGTGGGGCTTGGCGCGTTGGCGCACGTCCAGGTTGCGGACGGCCTCGAGGCCGAGTGCGACCAGCACCGGACCACTCGCATAGGTCCGGGTCCTCGGGTCTTGCGTCGCGAACCCGGCGCTCTCGAGCATGGCGAGCAGCCGATGCGCCGTCGAGCGGGCGACGCCCAGGTGCGCTGCCGCGTCGGTGACCCGCACCGTGTCCCACGTGCGGAACATCTGGAGCAGATCCAGCGCGTTGGCGACCGAGCGGAGCGGATACGCCGGTTGCATGCTCCTCCGTTCTGCTGGACAGAACGCTAGGGACACAGAGCTGCGCATGTCAACGGCTGGTCGTGTCCTGCGCAGGGACGCGTGGCGCTTTCGAACGTCGTCTGGGCACGCGTTCTTCTTAGCAGGCTCCGTACTGCCGGAGACTGGCCCGATGAACTGCGCAAACGCATGGCGCTCGGTCGCCACGTGCCCGACATCGACACCTCCTCCCACGAAAAAGAATTGTTCTGCTAAGAAGAATCACTCTTGGCGCGGGCGGGGGCCGTTCGTAGCCTCGATCACGCCACGTCGAGCCGCTCCGAGGAGCCGAGCGCCGGAAGGGCCAGCCCATGCTCAAGATCGATGCCTTCAACCACGTCCTCCCGCCCCGCTACTTCGAGAAGATGAACGAGGTCAACCCGGGGCTGAAGGACATCGGGAAGCGCGTGCGCAACGTCCGGGTGCTCGTCGACATGGATCAGCGGCTGCGCATGATCGAGCAGTTCGGTGACGACTACCGGCAGGTGCTGTCGGTGGCCGCGCCGCCGATCGAACGGGTCGCCGGACCCGAGGCCTCCCCGGAGCTGGCCGAGGTCGCCAACGACGAGATGGCACGCCTCGTGAGCGAGCACGACCGATTCGTCGGCTTCATCGCGTCGATGCCGATGAACAACCCCGACGCGGCGGTGACCGAGGCGAAACGCGCCATCGACCAGCTGGGCGCCACCGGGATCCAGATGTTCACCAACGTCAACGGCAGCCCACTCGACCGCGACGAGCTACTCGATCTGTTCCAGCTGCTGCACGACCATGACCTGCCGATCTGGGTCCATCCGGCCCGCGGCGCCGAGATGCCCGACTACGTCGACGAGGACGGCTCCAAGTACGAGATCTGGTGGACGTTCGGCTGGCCGTACGAGACGAGCGCGATGATGGCGCGGCTGATCTTCAGCGGGCACCTCGACCGCTTCCCGAACCTCAAGGTCATCACCCATCACCTCGGGGGCATGACGCCGTACTTCGAGGGGCGAGTCGGCCCGGGCATGGACCAGCTCGGCAGCCGCACGACCGACGAGGACTACACGAGCATCCTGGAGCGGCTCGATGACCGCCCCATCGAGTACTTTCGGCGCTTCTACGGCGACACGGCCGTCTTCGGCTCGGATGCCGCGACTCGCTGCGGCCTCGAGTTCTTCGGCGCCGACCACGTGCTGTTCGCCAGCGACTGTCCGTTCGATCCCGAGAAGGGGCCCGGCTTCATCCGCGAGACCATCCGGGTACTCGACGAGGCCGACTACCTCGACGAGGCCACTCGGGCGCAGATCTACGAGGGCAACGCCAAGCGGCTCATGCGGCTGCACCTCTGATGACCGCCGACATGACCGCCGACCACGCGACGGCCGAGGCACGCGACGAGAACGAACGCGTGTCCGCTGCCGTGCGGCGGCCGCCCCGGCCCTTCTGGCTGGGTCTGGCGGGGATCGCGGCGGTACTGGGAGTGCACGAGGCGGTCTCCCGGCTCGAGCTGCTGCGCCCCGAGTTCTTCCCGCCCGTCAGCGTGATCGCCCCAGCGCTGCT
This genomic interval carries:
- a CDS encoding IclR family transcriptional regulator, coding for MQPAYPLRSVANALDLLQMFRTWDTVRVTDAAAHLGVARSTAHRLLAMLESAGFATQDPRTRTYASGPVLVALGLEAVRNLDVRQRAKPHMSALSHEVDETVNLMGLEGPNVRFVECVESSRSLRVAARTGLLRPAHTNSVGKVLLAAMPPDELAQLYPDEVIEPLTPRTLDSRTRLVDELHQVRLQGFGTNFGESDPDLAAVGVIIPSTSGTPRWGLGVSAPRTRIADDETVRRIAEAAKRAAHATWADEAGGSGPAGPRASS
- a CDS encoding amidohydrolase family protein, producing MLKIDAFNHVLPPRYFEKMNEVNPGLKDIGKRVRNVRVLVDMDQRLRMIEQFGDDYRQVLSVAAPPIERVAGPEASPELAEVANDEMARLVSEHDRFVGFIASMPMNNPDAAVTEAKRAIDQLGATGIQMFTNVNGSPLDRDELLDLFQLLHDHDLPIWVHPARGAEMPDYVDEDGSKYEIWWTFGWPYETSAMMARLIFSGHLDRFPNLKVITHHLGGMTPYFEGRVGPGMDQLGSRTTDEDYTSILERLDDRPIEYFRRFYGDTAVFGSDAATRCGLEFFGADHVLFASDCPFDPEKGPGFIRETIRVLDEADYLDEATRAQIYEGNAKRLMRLHL